Below is a genomic region from Gillisia sp. Hel_I_86.
ACTCATTGAGGTATAATTGCAGATATTTTTTCTTGATCTTATGATAGGTTCCCACAAAATTCCTTTTGGCATTGCTTATAGCTATATGTACCCATTTTAGGGTTTCTTTGGTGGTCTTTTCACTTGATTTTTCAGTAATATGTAGCTCTACGTAATCTGCGATATCAACGTAGGATGTGCTCTGGTCGGAAAAGATGATAATGTGTTCATCAGCAATTGCGCTTTTGAGCATATTGCTGGTTTGACCGGCCTCATGGTTGTCAAGGACTTTTGCCTTAAAATACCTGCAATGCCGCTCCACTTTCCCTGTTTTTATATCTTCCAAGACAGTGCTCTCGGCCAGAACCATAACGTTGGATTTGGTCTTGCTGCCACGACCGGCCTTTTGGGTTTGGTGATCGTTTTGGCTTGCCTCAATGGTGAAATAACCTTCATCCATCTCGATCATCCCCTCCAACGTATAGCGGTCATCTCGCTGCCCCATGGCTTTGCGTAACTTGTGCACCATTGCCCAAACCGGCTCATAGCGCTTTAGGCCCAGCTGCCGCTGTATTTCCTTGCTGGAAAAACCTTTCTTTGTCGTGCTCAAAAGAAAGATGGTCTTATACCAGCTCATAAAAGATAATTTGGAGCTTTCC
It encodes:
- a CDS encoding IS1595 family transposase; translated protein: MNIFSFGVHFTDEESCRLHFKEQRDKEGVVCHRCGSIDHYWLKNKWSYQCKSCKARMSLRSGTIMESSKLSFMSWYKTIFLLSTTKKGFSSKEIQRQLGLKRYEPVWAMVHKLRKAMGQRDDRYTLEGMIEMDEGYFTIEASQNDHQTQKAGRGSKTKSNVMVLAESTVLEDIKTGKVERHCRYFKAKVLDNHEAGQTSNMLKSAIADEHIIIFSDQSTSYVDIADYVELHITEKSSEKTTKETLKWVHIAISNAKRNFVGTYHKIKKKYLQLYLNEFVYKLNRRYFGDKLFDRLVIASITASGH